One window from the genome of Larus michahellis chromosome 23, bLarMic1.1, whole genome shotgun sequence encodes:
- the POLR2E gene encoding DNA-directed RNA polymerases I, II, and III subunit RPABC1 — protein MDDEEETYRLWKIRKTIMQLCHDRGYLVTQDELDQTLEEFKAQFGDKPSEGRPRRTDLTVLVAHNDDPTDQMFVFFPEEPKVGIKTIKMYCQRMQEENITRALIVVQQGMTPSAKQSLVDMAPKYILEQFLQQELLINITEHELVPEHVVMTKEEVTELLARYKLRENQLPRIQAGDPVARYFGIKRGQVVKIIRPSETAGRYITYRLVQ, from the exons ATGGACGACGAGGAGGAGACTTACCGGCTGTGGAAGATCCGTAAGACCATCATGCAG CTCTGTCACGATCGGGGCTACCTGGTGACCCAGGACGAGCTGGATCAGACGCTGGAGGAGTTCAAGGCGCAGTTCGGTGACAAACCCAgcgaggggcggccccgccgcaccGACCTGACGGTGCTGGTGGCTCACAACGACGATCCCACCGACCAGATGTTCGTCTTCTTCCCGG AGGAGCCCAAGGTTGGAATAAAGACGATCAAGATGTACTGCCAGAGGATGCAGGAGGAGAACATCACCAGAGCGCTGATCGTGGTGCAGCAAGGCATGACTCCCTCGGCAAAGCAG TCCCTGGTAGATATGGCTCCCAAATACATCCTGGAGCAgttcctgcagcaggagctgctgatcAACATCACAGAGCACGAG TTGGTCCCGGAGCACGTTGTCATGACAAAGGAAGAAGTAACCGAGCTACTGGCCAGATA TAAACTCCGAGAGAACCAACTCCCGAGGATACAGGCCGGGGATCCTGTGGCCCGGTACTTCGGAATAAAGCGTGGTCAG GTGGTGAAGATCATAAGACCGAGTGAGACTGCGGGCCGCTACATCACCTACAGACTGGTGCAGTGA
- the GPX4 gene encoding phospholipid hydroperoxide glutathione peroxidase GPX4, protein MGWGRALLRGAVAAAAARCSVRRMCAQADDWRSAKSIYEFHARDIDGNDVSLEKYRGYICIITNVASKUGKTAVNYTQLVDLYARYAEKGLRILAFPCNQFGKQEPGDDAQIKAFAENYGVKFDMYSKIDVNGDDAHPLWKWMKDQPKGRGTLGNAIKWNFTKFLINREGQVVKRYSPMEDPYVIEKDLPAYL, encoded by the exons ATGGGATGGGGTCGGGCGCTGCTGCGgggggcggtggcagcggcggcggcgcggtgTTCGGTGAGGAGGATG tgtgcccaggcggacGACTGGCGCTCGGCCAAGTCCATCTATGAGTTCCACGCCCGAGATATCGATGGGAACGACGTTTCCCTGGAGAAGTACCG AGGCTACATCTGCATCATCACCAATGTGgcttcaaaatgaggaaaaaccgCTGTAAACTACACTCAGCTTGTTGACTTGTACGCCCGATATGCTGAGAAGGGTTTACGCATCCTGGCTTTTCCCTGCAACCAGTTTGGAAAACAG GAGCCCGGGGACGACGCCCAGATTAAGGCATTTGCTGAAAACTACGGTGTGAAATTTGACATGTACAGCAAGATCGATGTCAACGGGGACGATGCCCACCCGCTCTGGAAGTGGATGAAGGACCAGCCCAAAGGAAGGGGCACCCTGGGCAA TGCAATAAAATGGAACTTCACTAAG TTCCTCATTAACCGGGAGGGCCAAGTGGTGAAGAGGTACAGTCCGATGGAGGATCCCTAC GTGATCGAGAAGGACCTGCCTGCCTACTTGTAG